GGGCTTTGGACGCAACGCGCAGATCGAGGGTGAGATCGCTTCGGGCGCCCGCACGATTCTGGTCGAAGACCTGGCGACGGACGGACGGAGCAAGGTCAATTTCTGCCAGGCGCTGCGCGAGGCCGGAGCGCATGTCGATCATTGCTTCGTGCTGTTCTACTACGACATCTTCCCGAAGAGCCGCGAACTGATGGAGGAGTTGGGCGTTCGCCTGCACCACCTCACCACATGGTGGCATGTTCTGGAGGTCGCCAAGGCAAGCGGCCATTTCGAGCCGAAGGTTCTCGGCGAGGTCGAGCAGTTCCTGAATGATCCGGCAACGTGGTCGGCGGCGCACGGCGGAATCTCGGACTTCGGCAAGAGCGCCTGAGGCGCCCGACAGGAGCTCAGGCCGTCGCAGCGCGACGACGGCCTGGCGCACCGATCGCGGAGCGCGTCAGCACCGTGCGCAGAAGATCGGCCGCTTCCCTGCCCTTGCGCGCCCGCTTCCAGAGTTCGTCGACAAGCCGTTCATAGAGCTGCACCGGCTCGAGATCCGCCGTGACCGTCGCAACGCCGGAACGGATGTTGGGCAGATCCCCCCCAAGCCGGAACGGACTGACGCCGAGATAGGTCTTCTCGGCGGTTCGGAACAGCTGGAAGGCTGTGTTCGGCAGAACCTCTTCCAGAAGACCGATCTGGATTCCCATCGGCTCGCTCTCGATCAGCGTGATCAGATGCTCGACCTCGTCGCGCGCGGCCCGTCGCCGCTCTGTCAGTTCGGGGCCGGACATATCGAACCGGCCGACGATGCCGAGCTTCAGCCAACGCTCGATTTCCAGCAGATTGACGAAATTAACCACGCTCAGGCGCCGCTGCTGACTCGACTGCTTGCGCTCGTCGAGGATGGAGATGATCAGGTCGATGTCGCGCTCGGCGGTCTTGTCGTGAACATGCGGCGGCAGCGTTTCGAGCAACGAGCGTTTCAGATAGGCCGGGAAGGCGTCGGAGGTCAGCAGGTAAGACAGCGGCGGGAAGTGGGCGACAACCTGGTCTGCATCCGCCTCGATCTGGCGCATGCGCTCGAAATAGCTGATGGGGCTGGCGTAGTACTCCACGCCTGCGCCGAGCAGCGAAGCGACCGTCGTGCCGAGAACGACGGCCAGCTTCTCGAGAGTTTCGATCTTCACGACGTCGCCGGTCTCGATGCGATAGACGGCGGCGCGCGAGATTCCCAGGTCGTCGGCGATGGCATCGGCGGTGAGGCCTTTGCCCATCCGGTAGGCCTTCAATCGCCGGCCAATCTCCTCGAACTGGCTTGCCATGGCCCCTCCCAAATCGTTTGTCTCATTATTTAGACGCACTTAGCGTAAATACGCCCCGCTGCAAAGTCTCTCAGCCGGCCTCCAACGCCAAACGTTCCCGGGCGTCGGTACTTTCGTGCCACCTGAGCATTCGCCGTTCGACATGGTCTACGGCCATGAACAGGGCATAGCCCAAAAGGGACAGCAGGGTAACGCTGATCAAGACCAGGCCGATGTCGGACGTCTCCTGGCCGAGACTCAAAAGATAACCCAATCCCGCACGGGCGCCCATCAGTTCGCCGATCACCGCCGCGGTGACAGCCAGGGTGATGCCAACCTTCATCCCTGTGAACAGGAGCGGCAGGGCCTGCGGAAGCTCGATCCGCCACAGGCGGCTCCAGGTGCTCATGCGCAGGATCCTAGCCAATGCGAGGAGATTCGGGTCGATCGTCCGCAACGCGCTGATCATGTTGGACAGGACCGGAAAGAAGACGACGATCGCCACCAGCACCACCTTTGGCGTTGCCCCCAGCCCCAGCCACAGCAGGAGCAGCGGCGCGATGGCGATCTTCGGCGCGGTCTGTACGAAAATGATCAAGGGGTTCATGACGATCTCGAGCAGCGGAACGCGCACGAACAGCACTGCGAGACCAATGCCGAGCACCGTGCCGATGACGAAACCCAGCACGATTTCCATCAGGGTCACAGGGACATGGCTGAACAGCCCGGCCTGTGTCGTCAGGAACCAGAATTTCGCCGCCAGCGTTGGCGGCGACGGCACGAGGTATTCGGGGACGCCGAATACCCAGACCGCGCCCCACCAAAGGGCGACAAACACCAAGAGCGAAATGACTGCTCGCAAGTCAGGTCTCCCGGCGCTCCAGCCCAGCTGGAGCGCCGCTTTGCGCTAGAGATCGGATGGCTTCTCGACGACGAGGTCGGCGGCGGGGAAGGCCTCCGGTATCGCCTTGTATTCGGCTGCGACGTCGATCGTCTTCTGCCAGCCGGCGATGTTGCCGTAGCCGAAGCCGTTCGCCTTCGTGTCCTCGCTCTGCCACAGGGTCTTTATGAAGACCTCCTTGATGATTTCGGTGACGACCTTCTCTTGCGGGGCGAAAGTCGGCGCATAGTCGGCGATCGCCATCTTGACCTCCTTTTCAACGTCACCCTCGACGATGTGCTTGAGGGCCTTGTCGAGCGCGGCGATGAAACCCTTCACCTGCTGCGGATTGGAGGCGAGATAGCTGTCCGACGTGACAAGCACGTTGCCGTGGCTGGGCAGGAAATCATCCGAAGCGATCATGCCGACATCCACGCCCTCGGCCTTGAGCGCGTAATAGCGCAGCATGGAGAAGACGATCGCGTCGACCTGGTCCGACTTCAATGCATCCAGGATCGCGCCGGTGCCGACGATCTCGACCTTGACGTCGTCGATGGACTTGCCGGCCTGGCTCATCATAACCTGAAGCTGGATGTAGTTCGGGCTGCCGTAGCTTGTCACGGCGACCTTCTTGCCAACGAGATCCGCCGGGGTCTTGATGCCGCTCGCATTCTTGAACAGCACCGCACCGATGCCGCGCTGATAGGTCGAGTGGACAACCTTGACCGGGATGCCGTTCGCGCGGGCGGAGATGACGGCATCGCCATTCGGAAAGCCGAACTGGACATTGCCGGCGGCAACATTGTTCAGGATGTCCGCGGCATTGGCATAGAGGAACTCGACCTCAAGACCCTGTTCCTTGAAGTATCCTTCCTTCTGCGCGACGTACAGCGGAAGATAGTAGGGCACAGCCGCGCCATCGATCTGGATCGTCACCTTTTCATCGGCTCTGGTCGCGAACGTTCCGGCCGTCAGCGCCAGCAGCGCGAGCGGAATTGCCAGTGCGGCGGCCCTTAGGATTGCGTGCAGTCTCATCACATTCTCCTCTGTCGGTTATTGTGTCTTGAAGGTTTCGATCATGGTCGCCGCCGCCTGAGCGCCAATGCGCAGGAGGTTGCGCTGGGTTGCCTCGTAGTCTTCGAGCCAACCATCGCTGCGCCGATGTGCGTGCACGGCCAGAACGGCGCCGGCCCGCACATTGCATGCGGAGGCCACCGCCAGGATCACTTCGGCTTCCATTTCGACGGCATCGGCGCCCGCCGCCGCGAAACGATCGAGCAGGCCGGCATCTCCCTGGCCATCGGCGGTGTTCGGCCTGCCCTGGGCGCGATAATATCCGTCGGCGGTCAGGCATTTTCCCGGACGGGCCGCCAATCGAAGCGATCTGCAGGCGTCAAGCAGCGCCGAACTGACCGAAGCGTCCGCGCCGACCGCGATCGCCGGGTCCGGCTGATACACAGCGGCGACGCCGCTGTTGCGGACAGCCTCCTGCACGATCAGGAAATCGCCGAGCGACAGATCGTCGGCGAGCGCGCCGCAGCCACCGGTACGAATGAGGATGGTTGCGCCCATCGCGGCAAGCTCCACCGTCGCGATCTCGGCCGAGGCGCCGCCGACACCGGTCGAGCACACCCCGATCAATGCTTCTCCAAAATAGCCGCACCCCAGTCGAAACTCCCGGTTCTGGCCGACGACGACAAAATCGCGGAGCACGGACGCTGCGAAGTCGACGCGAGCGGGATCGCCCGGCAGCAGGAAGGCTGTCGGCATCAGCGTGGGACGCGGCAGATGAGGTGGGGTATCGCCGCGCCAGGGCCATGCTGCCGAACGGTTGTTCATCGCCATGAGAGCAGCCATTTTTCAAGGCCGGCGAGCGACTGGTAGATCAGGATGCCGAGCAGTGAGGTGACCAGCACCATCGCGAACAGCATCGGCGTCTTGTACGTGGTTCCGGCGAAGACCATCAGGTAGCCAAGTCCCTGCCCGCCGGAGAGCCATTCAGCCAGGATCGCTCCGATTGTGGCCTGCACCGCGCCCACTTTGAGGCCGGCGAATATTTCGGGGACCGCCGAGGGAAGCTCGATGCGAACGAGGCGGTCTCTTCGTGTAAGGTGCAGGATGTCCGCCAGGAAGCCGAAATTCGCGGGCACCGAACGCAGCCCGAGGATCGTGCCTGCCATCACCGGGAAGAAGACCAGGGAGACGGCCAGAACGATCTGGGAGGTCAGTCCGAGCCCGAACCAGAGGATGAAAAGCGGCGCCAGCGCGATCTTGGGCGCGGTCTGGAAAAAGAAAAGGTAGGGGCCGATGATCCGCTCGGTCCGCGGGCTCTTGG
The Mesorhizobium australicum genome window above contains:
- a CDS encoding ABC transporter permease, which encodes MNNRALHAVFMVVTPLALIAVWWAYVRIFNVPRFVLPPPGAVGSALVALFRDGTIWPHLAHTLGIIVAGFGIGSALGFVLGFILAKSPRTERIIGPYLFFFQTAPKIALAPLFILWFGLGLTSQIVLAVSLVFFPVMAGTILGLRSVPANFGFLADILHLTRRDRLVRIELPSAVPEIFAGLKVGAVQATIGAILAEWLSGGQGLGYLMVFAGTTYKTPMLFAMVLVTSLLGILIYQSLAGLEKWLLSWR
- a CDS encoding ABC transporter substrate-binding protein, translated to MRLHAILRAAALAIPLALLALTAGTFATRADEKVTIQIDGAAVPYYLPLYVAQKEGYFKEQGLEVEFLYANAADILNNVAAGNVQFGFPNGDAVISARANGIPVKVVHSTYQRGIGAVLFKNASGIKTPADLVGKKVAVTSYGSPNYIQLQVMMSQAGKSIDDVKVEIVGTGAILDALKSDQVDAIVFSMLRYYALKAEGVDVGMIASDDFLPSHGNVLVTSDSYLASNPQQVKGFIAALDKALKHIVEGDVEKEVKMAIADYAPTFAPQEKVVTEIIKEVFIKTLWQSEDTKANGFGYGNIAGWQKTIDVAAEYKAIPEAFPAADLVVEKPSDL
- a CDS encoding helix-turn-helix domain-containing protein, whose translation is MASQFEEIGRRLKAYRMGKGLTADAIADDLGISRAAVYRIETGDVVKIETLEKLAVVLGTTVASLLGAGVEYYASPISYFERMRQIEADADQVVAHFPPLSYLLTSDAFPAYLKRSLLETLPPHVHDKTAERDIDLIISILDERKQSSQQRRLSVVNFVNLLEIERWLKLGIVGRFDMSGPELTERRRAARDEVEHLITLIESEPMGIQIGLLEEVLPNTAFQLFRTAEKTYLGVSPFRLGGDLPNIRSGVATVTADLEPVQLYERLVDELWKRARKGREAADLLRTVLTRSAIGAPGRRRAATA
- a CDS encoding orotate phosphoribosyltransferase, translating into MPSLYTPVDKETIAREAAKMLLEIKAVHFYDEKPFFFTSGWASPVYIDCRKIISYPRLRSSLIDFAAATIVRDIGYESIDCVAGGETAGIPFAAWISDRLMLPMQYVRKKAKGFGRNAQIEGEIASGARTILVEDLATDGRSKVNFCQALREAGAHVDHCFVLFYYDIFPKSRELMEELGVRLHHLTTWWHVLEVAKASGHFEPKVLGEVEQFLNDPATWSAAHGGISDFGKSA
- a CDS encoding nucleoside phosphorylase, which gives rise to MAMNNRSAAWPWRGDTPPHLPRPTLMPTAFLLPGDPARVDFAASVLRDFVVVGQNREFRLGCGYFGEALIGVCSTGVGGASAEIATVELAAMGATILIRTGGCGALADDLSLGDFLIVQEAVRNSGVAAVYQPDPAIAVGADASVSSALLDACRSLRLAARPGKCLTADGYYRAQGRPNTADGQGDAGLLDRFAAAGADAVEMEAEVILAVASACNVRAGAVLAVHAHRRSDGWLEDYEATQRNLLRIGAQAAATMIETFKTQ
- a CDS encoding ABC transporter permease is translated as MFVALWWGAVWVFGVPEYLVPSPPTLAAKFWFLTTQAGLFSHVPVTLMEIVLGFVIGTVLGIGLAVLFVRVPLLEIVMNPLIIFVQTAPKIAIAPLLLLWLGLGATPKVVLVAIVVFFPVLSNMISALRTIDPNLLALARILRMSTWSRLWRIELPQALPLLFTGMKVGITLAVTAAVIGELMGARAGLGYLLSLGQETSDIGLVLISVTLLSLLGYALFMAVDHVERRMLRWHESTDARERLALEAG